One genomic window of Arachis hypogaea cultivar Tifrunner chromosome 8, arahy.Tifrunner.gnm2.J5K5, whole genome shotgun sequence includes the following:
- the LOC112708396 gene encoding fasciclin-like arabinogalactan protein 21 encodes MAPRCSCWFPVYFLVSVTLGVIAISSAVHSSSKNSSQEVTPPIPNDVSLNASEALRRAGFTVIADLLHHKPPFFHPPNNSTIFAIKDSAITDNSSLPPWLLKNLLLYHTATSIYTMQDLLNNTTLGSCLPTLFRQKKLSVTKIDPNLRTIEINRVLISNPDIYLDSQLAVHGVLSPFASVRRQDPQSWGLDDAQPPTCRVNMNTRRNPPPAQASNGYSSSSNNQSAIEWNRIVQLLGSKGYSSFSIALHSVLEGISKDSVGLTSATIFAPPDMALLGYPSTLLDRAVRLHILPKRLTYQELTLLPVRSLLRTLMPDDELEIDGVLGFLPGVVISGVEIVAPDMLTSDGFVVHGISRPFKMPELTA; translated from the coding sequence ATGGCACCTCGCTGTTCGTGCTGGTTCCCAGTGTACTTCTTGGTGTCGGTGACATTGGGAGTCATAGCAATCTCCTCCGCCGTGCACTCCAGCTCCAAGAACTCCTCCCAAGAAGTCACTCCCCCAATACCCAATGACGTCTCCCTCAACGCCTCCGAAGCCCTCCGCCGTGCCGGCTTCACCGTCATCGCCGACCTCCTCCACCACAAGCCTCCCTTCTTTCATCCCCCCAACAACTCCACCATCTTCGCCATCAAAGACTCCGCCATCACAGACAACTCCTCCCTCCCTCCATGGCTCCTCAAGAACCTCCTCCTCTACCACACGGCCACCTCCATCTACACCATGCAAGACCTCCTCAACAACACCACCCTAGGCTCTTGCCTTCCCACCCTCTTCCGCCAGAAGAAGCTCTCGGTCACCAAAATCGATCCCAACCTAAGAACAATCGAGATCAACCGCGTCCTTATCTCAAACCCCGACATCTACCTCGATTCTCAGCTCGCCGTTCACGGCGTTCTTTCACCATTCGCTTCTGTTCGCCGTCAAGATCCCCAGTCGTGGGGCTTGGACGACGCTCAGCCACCAACTTGTCGCGTGAACATGAACACAAGAAGAAACCCTCCGCCGGCTCAAGCCTCTAATGGCTATAGTAGTTCTTCGAACAACCAAAGCGCTATTGAGTGGAACAGGATCGTGCAGTTGCTGGGTTCAAAAGGTTACTCGTCGTTTTCAATAGCCCTGCATTCGGTTCTTGAAGGGATTTCGAAGGACTCGGTGGGTTTGACGTCTGCTACGATCTTCGCGCCTCCTGATATGGCGCTTCTGGGGTACCCTTCGACGTTGCTTGATAGGGCTGTGAGGCTTCACATTCTGCCAAAGAGGCTGACGTATCAGGAGCTGACGTTGTTGCCGGTAAGGAGCTTGTTGAGGACTCTGATGCCCGACGATGAGCTTGAAATCGATGGGGTTCTAGGGTTCCTGCCAGGTGTTGTTATCAGTGGCGTTGAGATTGTAGCACCTGACATGTTAACTTCTGATGGATTCGTCGTTCATGGCATTTCTAGACCTTTTAAGATGCCTGAGCTTACTGCTTGA
- the LOC112707045 gene encoding calcium-binding protein PBP1: MAASAGANAERGKGAVDFEDLLPVIAKKLGGEGLMRELEKGFELLMDKEKRVITLESLRRNSALLGLHDLKEDEIVSMVREGDIDGDGALNIMEFCVLMFRLSPQLMEDSCFLLQQALQHELHASTVFY, translated from the coding sequence ATGGCTGCAAGTGCAGGTGCAAATGCAGAGAGAGGAAAAGGGGCTGTGGATTTCGAGGACTTACTGCCGGTGATAGCGAAGAAGCTGGGCGGGGAGGGTCTCATGAGGGAGTTGGAGAAAGGATTTGAGCTTCTGATGGACAAGGAGAAAAGGGTGATCACGTTGGAGAGCCTGAGGAGGAACAGTGCCCTGTTGGGTCTGCATGATCTGAAGGAGGACGAGATTGTGAGTATGGTCAGAGAAGGTGATATTGATGGCGATGGCGCGCTTAACATCATGGAGTTCTGCGTCCTCATGTTCAGATTGAGTCCACAGTTGATGGAGGACTCTTGTTTCTTACTTCAACAGGCTCTGCAACATGAATTACATGCATCAACAGTATTCTATTGA